From the Candidatus Sysuiplasma jiujiangense genome, one window contains:
- a CDS encoding M48 family metalloprotease, with protein MANMGPRTGVIALFAALTLLFLLIGSAVGYMFYGDPLLGALIFLVLSAAINIFTYFFSTAFVLRSNRAVMVNESQAPRLFAAIRQVSQTYNLPMPRVAISDYPTPNAFATGRNHSNAVVCATSGLLNILDDRELRGVMAHELAHIKDRDILVMSIAATIAGAISWAANSLFFAALFGGRRNQTGILGLLVMMVTVPIAAAILQLAISRRRETEADVVGARTIGDPLSLASALKKLEYANTTAPLHVSPSSSSLYIVGAGRARSLMARLMSTHPPLEQRIARLQKLAYDMGYWSPSAQGPAYSGKLQKMRF; from the coding sequence ATGGCAAATATGGGACCCCGGACCGGTGTCATTGCGTTGTTTGCTGCGCTTACCCTGCTGTTTTTGTTAATAGGATCAGCTGTAGGTTATATGTTCTACGGTGATCCGTTGCTTGGTGCGCTAATATTTCTCGTGCTTTCGGCGGCAATCAATATTTTTACATATTTCTTTTCAACAGCGTTCGTCCTCCGGAGCAACAGGGCAGTGATGGTTAACGAATCCCAGGCGCCACGTCTTTTTGCCGCTATAAGGCAGGTCTCACAGACATATAATCTGCCAATGCCGAGGGTTGCCATTTCGGACTATCCAACGCCAAATGCGTTTGCAACCGGAAGGAACCATTCAAACGCAGTTGTATGTGCTACATCCGGTCTTCTCAACATTCTGGATGACAGGGAGCTCAGGGGTGTTATGGCTCATGAACTGGCTCACATAAAGGATCGTGACATACTTGTAATGAGCATTGCAGCTACGATAGCCGGAGCCATATCCTGGGCAGCCAATTCCCTCTTTTTTGCTGCGTTATTCGGGGGGCGCCGCAATCAGACCGGTATTTTAGGACTCCTGGTTATGATGGTTACAGTCCCAATAGCAGCGGCGATTCTCCAGCTGGCAATCTCCAGGAGACGGGAGACTGAGGCCGATGTGGTTGGTGCAAGGACCATTGGAGATCCGCTTTCCCTTGCTTCAGCACTAAAGAAGCTGGAATATGCAAACACCACTGCGCCTCTGCATGTCAGTCCTTCTTCTTCATCACTTTACATTGTTGGCGCCGGTCGCGCCCGCAGTCTGATGGCAAGGCTAATGTCAACACACCCTCCCCTGGAGCAGAGGATAGCAAGGCTCCAGAAACTGGCTTATGACATGGGTTACTGGTCACCTTCTGCACAGGGACCTGCTTACAGTGGCAAACTACAGAAAATGAGGTTCTGA
- a CDS encoding RAD55 family ATPase codes for MRTVSDERAVQAEGSLSIGREKCLTGIEGLDSILGGGIPRNNTVLLTGNCGTGKTSLSLEYLLHGAISGENGLYLSVTEPFEKLIANMIPYDFFKRDFLKNGRLTFIDISTIYSKLGFSRDRMSLEDVDLLVVAIGDLARETKARRLVIDSITSVAYQLDTQEKLRNLMLGLSKMLSGLGTTSLIISELTAADASYSKYGVEEAIADGVVLMGNLERKGDMLRTLQVIKMRGTSHSRAKYVLDLTTAGTLLVPLLKGGQS; via the coding sequence ATGAGAACGGTTTCGGACGAAAGGGCTGTTCAGGCTGAGGGAAGCCTCAGCATTGGTCGAGAAAAATGTCTCACCGGCATCGAAGGGCTGGACAGCATTCTGGGAGGAGGAATCCCTAGAAACAATACTGTTCTACTCACTGGAAACTGCGGTACCGGAAAAACATCCCTATCGCTCGAATATCTCCTCCACGGTGCTATTTCCGGCGAAAACGGGCTATATCTTTCGGTCACGGAACCGTTCGAAAAACTGATAGCAAACATGATACCGTATGATTTTTTCAAAAGAGACTTCTTAAAAAACGGGAGACTCACCTTCATCGACATTTCTACAATATACAGCAAACTCGGTTTCAGCAGAGACAGGATGAGTCTGGAGGACGTCGACCTGCTTGTTGTTGCCATAGGAGATCTGGCCAGGGAAACAAAGGCGAGAAGGCTGGTCATTGATTCCATTACTTCCGTTGCTTATCAGCTCGATACGCAGGAAAAGCTCAGAAATTTAATGCTCGGACTGAGCAAGATGCTCTCCGGGCTGGGAACAACATCGCTCATCATATCGGAACTGACTGCAGCCGATGCAAGTTACTCAAAATATGGCGTGGAGGAAGCAATAGCTGACGGCGTAGTCCTCATGGGGAATCTTGAAAGGAAGGGAGATATGCTCAGGACCCTTCAGGTAATAAAGATGAGGGGAACATCGCATTCGCGTGCGAAATATGTTCTGGATCTGACTACGGCCGGGACGCTTCTTGTTCCGCTGCTCAAGGGTGGCCAGTCATGA
- a CDS encoding recombinase RecA: MMSFTSGIKNLDVALDGGFAEGSLCAVVGHPGSGLGVLAMQFASSGNEKSYYFSTMDSNDEILHTIKRFGWNKDINIVDIGDKYYDSVLLKKLEVTRYRQEGIKVIDVFDSEPDGSRPFNFLTFLTHEIFKVKPPFRITIDSLDFFLDNYGVDEVLSALRTLKAYNKRSQGVILATMTKDIFDSKTQNAIDALCDTLIELERERAGKKFENNFILSKVKSFPEKAKILQYAITSEGFTLFE; this comes from the coding sequence ATGATGTCGTTCACGTCAGGCATAAAGAACCTTGATGTGGCACTGGATGGAGGTTTTGCGGAGGGTTCACTCTGTGCTGTAGTAGGTCATCCGGGATCCGGGCTTGGCGTCCTCGCCATGCAATTCGCCTCTTCCGGGAACGAGAAGAGCTACTATTTTTCCACCATGGACAGCAATGATGAGATTCTGCACACGATAAAGCGGTTCGGCTGGAACAAAGACATAAACATAGTGGACATCGGAGACAAATACTATGATTCTGTGCTTCTGAAGAAACTGGAAGTGACAAGATACAGGCAGGAGGGAATAAAGGTTATTGACGTTTTCGACTCTGAACCTGACGGTTCCAGACCGTTCAACTTTCTTACATTCCTGACGCATGAGATTTTCAAAGTCAAGCCGCCATTCAGGATAACAATAGACTCCCTTGATTTCTTCCTTGACAATTATGGCGTGGATGAGGTTCTCAGCGCCCTCAGGACATTAAAGGCCTATAACAAGCGCAGCCAGGGCGTAATTCTTGCAACAATGACAAAGGATATTTTCGACAGCAAGACGCAGAACGCGATAGATGCGCTGTGCGATACACTGATTGAACTGGAGAGAGAACGCGCAGGTAAGAAGTTCGAGAACAATTTCATATTGAGCAAGGTTAAGAGTTTTCCTGAGAAGGCAAAGATCCTGCAATATGCGATTACATCGGAAGGTTTCACTTTATTCGAATAA
- a CDS encoding RDD family protein, giving the protein MMSITTSGIGMPIAAEIILRNSVLRTHWLKRIAAGVIDMVTIFVPIWAVGMTFGFSRLYFDLFLGVASGICWLIYGTLTEYYYGYTVGKKIMSLRVSSERGQIMLREAAFRNISKLFWYILLPLDLILGFFTFGDPRQRFSDRVFGTTVVSAQPASSLIKVKIKKTGTFHP; this is encoded by the coding sequence ATGATGAGCATTACTACATCGGGAATAGGGATGCCCATAGCTGCGGAGATTATACTCAGGAACAGCGTTCTCAGAACACACTGGCTGAAGAGAATTGCTGCCGGCGTAATTGACATGGTGACTATATTCGTGCCAATATGGGCAGTGGGCATGACATTCGGATTCAGCAGACTATATTTTGACTTGTTTTTGGGTGTTGCATCTGGAATATGCTGGCTTATCTACGGGACTCTGACAGAATACTATTACGGCTATACTGTTGGAAAGAAAATAATGTCACTCCGCGTTTCTTCAGAAAGGGGACAGATAATGCTCCGTGAAGCGGCGTTCAGGAACATATCCAAACTATTCTGGTACATACTTCTGCCACTCGACCTCATACTCGGCTTTTTCACATTTGGCGACCCCAGGCAGAGATTCAGCGACCGCGTTTTCGGGACGACTGTTGTATCCGCTCAGCCCGCCAGCTCGCTGATTAAGGTAAAAATAAAAAAAACGGGCACCTTTCATCCCTGA
- a CDS encoding GNAT family N-acetyltransferase, whose protein sequence is MVELASMAEDDFLAYLKNSIELYAGEKTRSGDWSEMESRSLSEKTFNSLLPDGMATKDHFLFSIVDENSGLKVGVIWVGIGNASPAKGAWVWDLLIFEGFRRRRYALDALRKLEQFLQTRGITRISLHVFAHNTAAQHLYEKSGFTVLDMTLSKSITC, encoded by the coding sequence ATGGTAGAACTTGCGTCGATGGCCGAAGACGATTTTCTGGCTTACCTGAAGAACAGCATTGAGCTTTATGCCGGTGAGAAGACCAGATCAGGCGACTGGAGTGAAATGGAATCACGGAGCCTTTCCGAGAAGACTTTCAACAGCCTTCTCCCGGACGGCATGGCGACAAAGGATCATTTCCTCTTCTCCATTGTGGATGAGAACAGCGGATTGAAGGTAGGTGTCATATGGGTGGGAATCGGGAATGCCAGTCCGGCTAAGGGAGCATGGGTGTGGGATCTGCTCATATTTGAAGGATTCAGGAGGCGAAGGTATGCACTCGATGCTCTTCGAAAGCTGGAACAGTTCCTCCAGACCAGGGGAATCACCCGCATTTCACTGCATGTATTCGCGCACAACACAGCGGCGCAGCATCTTTATGAGAAGTCGGGATTCACTGTTCTGGATATGACGCTGTCAAAGAGCATCACCTGTTAG
- a CDS encoding FtsX-like permease family protein, with the protein MVPDVSLLLLITFAIISVFSVSIILKDRTIFRMFIRNAFGNRKRAALIIAGLMVGSAMISGALVMRSSMLELSDNLVALSYGHIDETITDSGNSLYGAFFNYSAYSALNSSISGYSGISAAIPMIYETVSVFDNTTGVPYQDIGLVGTPWWSSSVLGNFISANGSVITSLPADGILIDELAANQLNATTGDTVTLYFGPGVHYTGRVAGIVRDNYRGYFDSGFNIFMRLSGAQIALRSQGRISIIAIANSGTVLSAVKVSGSAIRKIDSILPSINSEFGTSLAAYPLLQQQLNTIHAEISDLSDLYLALSLFAVATGLILVLVIFYMLAEERMRDLGTLRALGASRAGITYGFVSEGFVYTAISCFAGSLLGIAIGFLMMYGFVALFGHTFSLPVRNTGILLASFSPSLSDIVIGFSTGGIATFAVIIAASIFMSRFSIIDAIRGNVNQRKVAVGPKNTVLALLAIVSVFLLAAGYFTTSLEISMLGLSLLILSVVWLIVVITGRSFVAGIAGIGLIIQWGIPQAWSIFPDYFGYSYYVYVESGIFLVSGGILVFFALEPFLLSAMKPKKINRGGISATVRQALAFTTQKKTRTAISLALFSFVIFGIVSVSVLGSMVDQAAVQTVAKQSGGYNFVVYSGDGTNITSAIENNNSLSRYISRASLIYDTTTAFTASGNDSGLFIYPLVGIPSYNGTGDFFSGNRYQFYSYLPRFNSQRSVWNAVQNNSSLAVIDMTLAGVKQGNFGSGMNPHVNIKLGQTLTVYGNNHTSHNVVVAGILDEFGFQGVFVSATAMDSLGLRGSSFPVLFISLADGVSPTTASIQIRKALTEYNPVLLNLYLITQQITMDINGIVEMTEIFIAMGLVAGTAGLGIIAMRSVVERYQSIGLLRALGFTRRMVSASFLLEFVFIAVSGSVIGVIMSLINGNIIASRLSPVLSFTYSPASVLYLVAISATLTILAVISSVRAVSRIEPSAAIRYIE; encoded by the coding sequence ATGGTACCTGATGTTTCTTTGTTGCTGCTAATCACGTTCGCCATAATCAGCGTATTCTCGGTCTCGATAATACTGAAAGACAGAACAATATTCAGGATGTTCATACGGAATGCTTTCGGCAACAGAAAGAGGGCAGCGCTCATAATAGCAGGGCTGATGGTGGGCTCCGCAATGATCAGCGGGGCGCTGGTTATGAGGAGCAGCATGCTTGAACTCAGCGACAACCTTGTTGCGCTAAGTTACGGACATATAGACGAAACAATCACCGATTCCGGAAATTCGCTGTACGGAGCATTTTTCAATTATTCAGCCTATAGCGCATTGAACTCATCGATATCAGGTTATTCCGGAATTTCAGCCGCCATTCCGATGATATATGAAACTGTCAGCGTGTTCGACAACACAACAGGTGTCCCATACCAGGATATTGGTTTGGTCGGGACGCCATGGTGGTCCAGCAGCGTACTGGGAAACTTCATATCCGCCAATGGAAGCGTGATAACTTCGCTTCCCGCAGATGGGATACTCATAGATGAACTTGCCGCAAACCAGCTTAATGCCACCACTGGCGACACTGTTACACTGTATTTTGGTCCTGGAGTGCATTACACCGGAAGGGTCGCCGGTATTGTCAGGGACAATTACAGAGGATATTTTGATTCTGGTTTCAACATATTCATGAGGCTGAGCGGCGCGCAAATTGCACTTCGCTCCCAGGGAAGGATTAGCATCATTGCCATCGCCAACAGCGGAACAGTACTTTCTGCTGTAAAAGTCTCAGGCAGTGCCATTAGAAAAATCGATTCCATACTGCCGTCAATCAATTCGGAATTTGGCACTTCCCTTGCAGCTTATCCGTTATTGCAGCAGCAGCTCAATACAATCCATGCCGAAATAAGTGATCTTTCCGATCTGTACCTGGCACTGAGCCTGTTCGCGGTAGCAACCGGTCTGATACTTGTTCTTGTCATTTTCTACATGCTTGCCGAAGAAAGAATGAGGGATCTTGGCACTCTCAGGGCGCTGGGTGCAAGCAGGGCCGGAATAACATACGGATTTGTCTCCGAAGGTTTCGTGTATACCGCGATTTCATGCTTTGCAGGCTCACTTCTCGGGATAGCAATTGGATTCTTGATGATGTACGGGTTTGTGGCGCTGTTTGGTCATACATTTTCACTGCCTGTGAGAAATACTGGCATACTGCTTGCATCATTCAGCCCTTCCCTGTCTGATATAGTTATTGGCTTCTCTACTGGAGGCATTGCCACTTTTGCAGTAATAATTGCCGCAAGCATTTTTATGAGTCGATTCAGCATAATAGATGCGATAAGAGGAAATGTAAATCAGCGTAAGGTTGCAGTCGGCCCCAAAAATACTGTGCTCGCTTTACTCGCCATTGTGTCGGTGTTCCTGCTGGCAGCAGGCTATTTCACCACATCTCTGGAAATTTCCATGCTTGGCCTGTCTCTGCTGATATTATCGGTGGTCTGGTTAATCGTTGTCATCACAGGCAGGAGTTTTGTTGCCGGAATTGCGGGAATCGGTCTGATCATCCAGTGGGGCATCCCACAGGCATGGAGTATTTTTCCGGATTATTTTGGCTATTCCTATTACGTCTATGTGGAATCAGGTATTTTCCTCGTTTCAGGAGGCATACTGGTATTCTTCGCACTGGAGCCGTTTCTGCTTAGTGCGATGAAACCAAAAAAGATTAATCGCGGAGGAATAAGCGCAACGGTCAGGCAGGCGCTTGCGTTCACCACTCAGAAGAAGACCAGAACGGCGATCTCGCTGGCGCTGTTTTCCTTTGTCATTTTCGGGATTGTATCGGTTTCTGTCCTTGGAAGTATGGTTGATCAGGCTGCAGTCCAGACGGTTGCAAAGCAGAGCGGTGGATACAATTTTGTCGTATACAGCGGTGATGGTACAAACATAACCTCCGCAATTGAAAACAATAATTCACTGAGCCGGTATATTTCCCGGGCAAGTCTGATTTATGATACGACAACAGCGTTTACCGCCAGCGGCAACGATTCCGGCCTCTTCATCTATCCGCTGGTCGGAATACCATCATATAATGGAACAGGGGATTTCTTTTCCGGGAACAGGTACCAGTTTTACAGCTACCTCCCCCGATTCAACTCACAGCGCAGCGTATGGAATGCTGTTCAAAACAATTCGTCTCTGGCGGTCATAGACATGACGCTTGCAGGCGTAAAGCAGGGAAATTTCGGTTCTGGCATGAACCCTCACGTGAATATCAAACTCGGCCAGACACTTACTGTGTACGGCAACAACCATACTTCCCATAATGTGGTCGTGGCGGGAATACTCGATGAGTTCGGTTTTCAGGGGGTCTTTGTTTCGGCGACGGCAATGGATTCCCTTGGCCTCAGGGGATCATCCTTTCCGGTTCTTTTCATAAGCCTTGCAGACGGTGTTTCACCAACCACAGCATCCATACAGATAAGGAAAGCTCTCACGGAATACAATCCCGTATTACTCAATCTCTACCTGATTACACAACAAATCACCATGGACATAAACGGAATAGTGGAAATGACTGAAATTTTCATTGCAATGGGGCTGGTTGCGGGAACAGCCGGACTCGGTATAATAGCCATGCGTTCCGTGGTGGAACGCTATCAGAGCATAGGTCTTCTGCGCGCACTCGGATTCACGAGAAGAATGGTCAGCGCATCATTCCTCCTTGAGTTCGTATTCATAGCGGTATCGGGCTCAGTAATTGGTGTAATCATGAGCCTAATAAACGGAAATATCATAGCAAGCAGACTCAGTCCCGTACTTTCATTTACATATTCCCCCGCGAGCGTCCTTTATCTTGTTGCCATATCCGCCACACTGACGATACTGGCCGTGATAAGTTCGGTTCGGGCAGTTTCACGGATAGAACCATCCGCTGCCATCAGGTACATTGAATAG
- a CDS encoding ABC transporter ATP-binding protein produces the protein MIGKESISVLRNVSLKFRKGEFVSISGPSGSGKSTLLNCMSGLDTVSEGEVIVDGRNISALSDREISYFRSIRMGFVFQNYALLPVFNVVENVELPALIAGVRGTETRARAIEILKYVGLADRAKFRPNQLSGGEQQRVAIARALINRPAVIWADEPTGNLDSISGKAVLELFSQLNRETDSTVIVVTHNEDVASYSKRKIKIRDGKIENDGESDADNGT, from the coding sequence ATGATTGGAAAAGAGTCCATATCAGTTCTAAGAAATGTGAGCCTGAAGTTCAGGAAAGGGGAATTTGTATCTATTTCAGGCCCCTCAGGTTCCGGAAAGAGTACGCTGCTGAACTGCATGTCCGGCCTGGACACGGTAAGTGAAGGCGAAGTCATAGTAGACGGCAGGAACATAAGTGCGCTGAGCGACAGAGAAATCAGTTATTTCAGATCGATTAGAATGGGTTTTGTCTTTCAGAACTATGCCCTGCTGCCTGTGTTCAACGTGGTTGAAAACGTTGAACTTCCAGCACTAATTGCGGGCGTCCGTGGGACAGAGACGCGGGCAAGGGCAATCGAGATTCTGAAGTACGTCGGACTTGCCGACAGGGCAAAATTCAGGCCGAATCAACTCTCCGGCGGCGAACAGCAGAGGGTAGCCATAGCAAGGGCACTGATAAACAGACCTGCTGTGATATGGGCTGACGAACCGACCGGCAATCTCGACAGCATTTCAGGCAAGGCAGTCCTTGAACTCTTCAGCCAGCTTAACCGGGAGACCGATTCGACAGTAATAGTTGTGACGCACAATGAGGATGTTGCTTCGTACTCAAAGAGAAAAATCAAGATCCGCGATGGGAAAATAGAGAATGACGGTGAATCAGATGCAGATAATGGTACCTGA
- a CDS encoding methytransferase partner Trm112, whose translation MKRKLMEILACPVCKNHPLDIAVTKEDGGEIISGTITCSKCGGTYPIEDSIPNMLPQNMR comes from the coding sequence GTGAAAAGAAAACTGATGGAAATACTTGCCTGCCCTGTATGCAAAAACCATCCGCTGGATATCGCAGTAACCAAAGAGGATGGAGGCGAAATTATCTCAGGCACAATAACCTGTTCGAAATGCGGAGGCACGTATCCCATAGAAGACTCTATTCCGAACATGCTCCCGCAAAATATGCGATAA
- a CDS encoding pyridoxal phosphate-dependent aminotransferase, with protein sequence MPGRMENIVESGTVKVADKVKELKSRGLDVTSFSIGEPDFPTPQHIVDACIEALKSGFTKYTASAGIPELREAISQKLKAENGIDAESSEIVVTPTKQALFMAVLALVDRNMEVIIPDPSWVSYEPMVRIAEGIPVPVRADEETGFRLTPELVAEKITEKTRMIILNSPNNPTGAVAGKEDIEGLCDLAREHDLLILSDEIYEKIIYDAVNYSPGSFPGMKERVITVNGFSKTYSMTGWRLGYLHADKRLLKDILKIQTHSITCVTSFVQKAGVAALRGPKEPVEKMVSEFRKRRDFVVRRLKEIEGMNVVEPQGAFYAFPKYDYEMDSESISEFLLDRAQVAVTPGSSFGKFGERHFRLSYATSMNNLEKGLDSMERALKTLRT encoded by the coding sequence ATGCCGGGACGAATGGAAAACATAGTTGAATCCGGGACAGTAAAGGTGGCTGACAAGGTCAAGGAGCTCAAATCCAGGGGGCTTGATGTGACTTCGTTTTCCATAGGCGAACCGGATTTCCCAACGCCACAGCATATTGTGGATGCGTGTATAGAGGCCCTTAAATCTGGTTTCACAAAATACACCGCCTCTGCAGGTATACCTGAACTGAGAGAGGCGATATCACAGAAGCTGAAGGCTGAGAATGGCATAGATGCGGAAAGTTCCGAGATCGTCGTCACTCCTACAAAACAGGCACTATTCATGGCAGTACTTGCACTTGTCGACAGGAACATGGAGGTAATAATTCCAGACCCTTCCTGGGTATCATATGAGCCGATGGTGAGAATTGCCGAAGGCATCCCGGTGCCTGTCAGGGCCGATGAAGAGACAGGTTTCAGACTTACACCAGAGCTTGTTGCCGAAAAGATCACAGAAAAGACCAGAATGATAATACTCAATTCGCCGAATAACCCTACTGGAGCGGTAGCCGGGAAGGAGGACATTGAGGGATTGTGTGATTTGGCCAGAGAGCATGATTTACTCATCCTTAGTGACGAGATTTACGAGAAGATCATATATGATGCAGTAAACTATTCACCTGGCTCTTTTCCAGGAATGAAAGAGAGAGTTATCACCGTAAATGGATTTTCCAAGACTTATTCGATGACAGGATGGAGGCTGGGATACCTTCACGCCGATAAGCGCCTCCTGAAGGACATACTCAAGATCCAGACGCACTCCATTACCTGTGTGACCTCGTTTGTGCAGAAAGCAGGAGTCGCAGCGCTCAGAGGACCCAAGGAGCCCGTTGAAAAGATGGTTTCGGAATTCAGAAAAAGACGCGACTTCGTTGTCAGGCGACTGAAGGAGATTGAAGGTATGAATGTGGTGGAGCCGCAGGGAGCGTTCTATGCCTTCCCGAAATATGATTACGAAATGGATTCAGAGAGCATCAGCGAATTCCTTCTTGACAGGGCACAGGTCGCCGTAACACCAGGATCATCCTTCGGCAAATTTGGGGAGAGGCATTTCAGGTTATCGTATGCAACTAGCATGAACAACCTGGAGAAGGGTCTGGATTCTATGGAAAGGGCGCTTAAAACACTGCGAACATGA
- the pdxS gene encoding pyridoxal 5'-phosphate synthase lyase subunit PdxS encodes MPLNLDISSFRHGTELIKRGFASMQKGGVIMDVTNAEQAAIAEEAGAVAVMALERVPADIRAAGGVARMADPLKVLEIIDAVTIPVMAKCRIGHVAEALVLQSLGVDMIDESEVLTPADPFHHVDKKSFTVPFVCGARDLGEALRRISEGAAMIRTKGEPGTGNIVEAVRHQKLVLGKIRSLKGMSEEELLTVSREMDAPFELVSETARLQRLPVVNFAAGGVASPADAALMMLLGSDGIFVGSGIFKAKNPARMAKAVVEATLHFDDPSVVAEVSKGLGESMHGVEISALAQEQRMQERGY; translated from the coding sequence TTGCCACTTAATCTCGACATCTCGTCGTTCAGGCACGGCACCGAATTGATAAAGAGAGGTTTTGCCAGCATGCAGAAGGGCGGCGTTATTATGGATGTCACGAATGCAGAGCAGGCGGCTATCGCAGAGGAAGCAGGCGCTGTGGCTGTAATGGCACTGGAAAGAGTTCCCGCAGACATCCGGGCCGCAGGCGGGGTCGCAAGGATGGCGGACCCTCTGAAGGTCCTGGAAATCATCGACGCTGTAACAATTCCTGTAATGGCAAAGTGCAGGATAGGCCATGTCGCAGAAGCGCTTGTGCTGCAGTCGCTGGGTGTGGACATGATAGATGAAAGCGAAGTTCTAACGCCTGCCGATCCCTTCCACCATGTTGATAAGAAATCATTCACGGTACCTTTCGTCTGCGGAGCAAGAGATCTCGGTGAGGCGCTCAGGAGAATCAGCGAAGGTGCCGCCATGATCAGAACAAAGGGAGAACCCGGCACAGGCAACATAGTTGAAGCTGTCAGGCATCAGAAACTTGTTTTAGGCAAAATAAGGTCACTGAAGGGGATGTCGGAAGAGGAACTGCTGACTGTCTCCAGGGAGATGGATGCTCCATTTGAACTTGTCAGTGAAACAGCCAGACTGCAGAGACTGCCGGTGGTCAATTTCGCCGCTGGTGGCGTGGCATCGCCTGCAGACGCAGCGCTCATGATGCTCCTCGGCAGTGACGGCATATTTGTCGGCAGCGGTATTTTCAAGGCCAAGAACCCTGCAAGAATGGCAAAGGCAGTCGTTGAAGCCACTCTCCATTTTGACGATCCTTCCGTCGTTGCGGAGGTTTCCAAGGGTCTCGGGGAGTCGATGCACGGAGTCGAAATATCAGCACTTGCACAGGAACAGAGGATGCAGGAAAGAGGCTACTGA
- a CDS encoding SPFH/Band 7/PHB domain protein encodes MSGSIVNTVFREAVLQSSSSLGVFAGGIVVLIIVLIFLAAMIKIVKEYERIVNFRLGKAQAEKGPGIVFIIPGVDRPVRVDLRERFLQIPHQTCITKDNAPVDIDFIIYFKVISAADSVIQVNNFEGAAMGIATTTLRAVIGDINLDEVLSKREEINAILRTKLDEVTTRWGVKVTNVEIREILPPKNVSDAMILQMSAERSRRAVVTEAEGKKSATITVAEGDRQSAILRAEGEKQAAILRAEGYAQALSTVFSAAKTIDQKTLTLQYLDTLKALGSSAATKFVLPAEFTQLLSPIKAMIRDAETEAGKVD; translated from the coding sequence ATGTCAGGCTCTATCGTGAACACCGTCTTCAGGGAAGCAGTACTCCAGTCCTCAAGCTCGCTTGGCGTATTTGCAGGCGGCATCGTAGTGCTGATCATTGTGCTGATATTCCTTGCCGCAATGATCAAGATCGTCAAGGAATATGAGCGAATTGTGAATTTCAGGCTCGGAAAAGCGCAGGCTGAAAAGGGACCGGGCATCGTCTTCATCATACCCGGAGTGGACAGGCCGGTCCGAGTGGATCTCAGGGAGCGGTTCCTTCAGATTCCCCATCAGACCTGTATTACAAAGGATAATGCTCCAGTCGATATCGATTTTATAATTTACTTCAAGGTGATAAGTGCTGCCGACTCGGTTATTCAGGTAAACAATTTTGAGGGCGCGGCGATGGGAATCGCCACAACAACTCTCAGGGCCGTTATTGGCGATATAAACCTCGACGAAGTACTATCCAAGAGAGAGGAAATTAACGCGATACTCAGAACCAAACTCGACGAAGTCACAACCAGATGGGGCGTTAAAGTCACAAATGTCGAAATCAGGGAAATTCTACCCCCGAAGAACGTTTCAGACGCCATGATACTCCAGATGTCTGCAGAACGGAGCAGGCGTGCTGTTGTAACGGAGGCCGAGGGTAAGAAATCAGCTACAATCACGGTGGCCGAAGGGGACAGGCAGAGCGCCATCCTGAGAGCCGAGGGAGAGAAGCAGGCTGCGATACTCAGGGCGGAAGGCTACGCTCAGGCGCTGAGCACTGTATTCAGTGCGGCCAAAACAATTGACCAGAAAACGCTCACGCTCCAGTATCTCGACACTCTCAAGGCGCTTGGAAGCAGTGCTGCGACAAAGTTCGTGCTTCCTGCTGAATTCACACAGCTTCTTTCACCGATAAAGGCCATGATCCGGGATGCCGAGACGGAGGCAGGAAAGGTTGACTGA